The following proteins are encoded in a genomic region of Cricetulus griseus strain 17A/GY chromosome 7, alternate assembly CriGri-PICRH-1.0, whole genome shotgun sequence:
- the Kcnh6 gene encoding potassium voltage-gated channel subfamily H member 6, producing MPVRRGHVAPQNTYLDTIIRKFEGQSRKFLIANAQMENCAIIYCNDGFCELFGYSRVEVMQRPCTCDFLTGPNTPSSAVSRLAQALLGAEECKVDILYYRKDASSFRCLVDVVPVKNEDGAVIMFILNFEDLAQLLAKSGSRSLTQRLLSHSFLGSEGSHSRPSGQGPGPGRGKYRTVSQIPQFTLNFVEFNLEKHRSGSATEIEIIAPHKVVERTQNVTEKVTQVLSLGADVLPEYKLQAPRIHRGTILHYSPFKAVWDWLILLLVIYTAVFTPYSAAFLLSDQDESQRGTCGYTCSPLTVVDLIVDVMFVVDIVINFRTTYVNTNDEVVSHPRRIAVHYFKGWFLIDMVAAIPFDLLIFRTGSDETTTLIGLLKTARLLRLVRVARKLDRYSEYGAAVLFLLMCTFALIAHWLACIWYAIGNVERPYLEPKIGWLDSLGAQLGKHYNGSDPASGPSVQDKYVTALYFTFSSLTSVGFGNVSPNTNSEKVFSICVMLIGSLMYASIFGNVSAIIQRLYSGTARYHTQMLRVKEFIRFHQIPNPLRQRLEEYFQHAWSYTNGIDMNAVLKGFPECLQADICLHLHRALLQHCPAFHGASKGCLRALAVKFKTTHAPPGDTLVHLGDVLSTLYFISRGSIEILRDDVVVAILGKNDIFGEPVSLHARPGKSSADVRALTYCDLHKIHRADLLEVLDLYPAFADTFWNKLEVTFNLRDADGGLQSSPRQAPSNQEPQAFFINDSQSGAAPSLSISDASGLWPELLQQMPPSPPNPQQDLDCWPRELGSRLEQLQAQMNRLESRMSSDLSRILQLLQQPQGHTGYILGAPASSDLDLLPETSVTQSPEPRLLMGHSAQTLSYGDLNKHIQKPRNFSPRMHHLAVAMDQTPVPSSEQEQPEGLLTPLASSLCPLEVQGLISGPHFPSLPKDLSSVPKQLEFQRHSSDPGFTRS from the exons ATGCCAGTCCGCAGGGGCCACGTCGCTCCCCAAAACACTTACCTGGACACCATCATCCGCAAGTTCGAGGGCCAGA GTCGTAAGTTCCTGATTGCCAACGCACAGATGGAAAACTGTGCCATCATTTACTGCAATGATGGCTTCTGTGAACTCTTTGGCTACTCCCGTGTAGAGGTGATGCAGCGACCCTGTACCTGTGACTTCCTCACAGGCCCTAACACACCAAGCAGTGCTGTGTCCCGCTTGGCACAGGCCCTGCTTGGGGCTGAAGAGTGCAAGGTGGACATCCTCTATTACCGAAAGGACG CCTCCAGCTTCCGCTGCCTGGTGGATGTGGTACCGGTGAAGAATGAGGATGGTGCTGTCATCATGTTTATCCTAAATTTCGAGGACCTGGCCCAGCTCCTGGCCAAGAGTGGCAGCCGAAGCCTGACCCAGCGTCTGTTGTCGCACAGCTTCCTGGGCTCTG AGGGCTCTCACAGCAGGCCGAGTGGACAGGGGCCTGGCCCAGGCAGGGGCAAGTACAGAACCGTCAGCCAGATCCCGCAGTTTACACTCAACTTTGTGGAGTTCAACCTGGAGAAGCACCGCTCGGGCTCCGCCACAGAGATTGAGATCATTGCTCCCCACAAGGTGGTGGAGCGGACGCAGAATGTCACTGAAAAGGTCACCCAG GTCCTGTCCCTGGGCGCAGATGTGCTGCCGGAGTATAAGCTTCAGGCACCGCGCATTCACCGAGGTACCATCCTACACTACAGCCCCTTCAAAGCCGTGTGGGACTGGCTCATCTTGCTTCTGGTCATCTACACAGCAGTCTTCACACCCTACTCTGCCGCCTTTCTGCTCAGCGACCAGGACGAATCACAGCGTGGTACCTGTGGCTATACCTGCAGCCCTCTCACCGTGGTGGACCTTATCGTGGACGTCATGTTTGTTGTGGATATCGTCATCAACTTCAGAACCACCTATGTCAACACTAATGATGAGGTGGTCAGCCACCCCCGACGAATTGCTGTCCACTACTTCAAGGGCTGGTTCCTCATTGACATGGTGGCGGCCATTCCTTTTGACCTGCTTATCTTCCGCACTGGCTCAGATGAG ACCACCACCTTGATCGGGTTACTGAAGACAGCACGCCTCCTGCGACTGGTGCGGGTGGCCCGGAAGCTGGACCGATACTCTGAATACGGGGCCGCTGTCCTTTTCCTCCTCATGTGCACCTTTGCACTCATCGCGCACTGGCTGGCCTGCATCTGGTACGCCATCGGCAACGTGGAACGACCCTACTTGGAGCCCAAGATTGGCTGGCTGGACAGCCTGGGTGCACAGCTTGGCAAGCACTATAATGGCAGTGACCCAGCCTCGGGACCCTCTGTACAGGACAAGTATGTCACGGCCCTCTACTTCACCTTCAGCAGCCTCACCAGTGTCGGCTTCGGCAATGTGTCACCCAACACCAACTCTGAGAAGGTCTTCTCTATCTGCGTCATGCTCATTGGCT CGCTAATGTACGCCAGCATCTTCGGCAACGTGTCAGCCATCATCCAGCGCCTGTACTCGGGCACTGCGCGCTACCACACGCAGATGCTGCGTGTCAAGGAGTTCATTCGCTTCCACCAGATCCCCAACCCGCTGCGGCAGCGCCTGGAAGAGTATTTCCAGCACGCCTGGTCCTACACAAACGGCATCGACATGAACGCG GTGCTGAAGGGCTTCCCCGAGTGCCTGCAGGCCGACATCTGCCTGCACCTGCACCGAGCGCTACTGCAGCACTGCCCCGCCTTCCATGGTGCCAGCAAGGGGTGCCTGCGCGCGCTCGCGGTCAAGTTCAAGACCACACACGCGCCGCCTGGGGACACGCTGGTGCACCTGGGCGACGTGCTCTCCACGCTCTACTTCATCTCTCGAGGCTCCATCGAGATCCTGCGCGATGACGTGGTCGTGGCCATTCTAG GGAAGAATGACATCTTTGGGGAGCCTGTTAGTCTCCATGCCAGGCCAGGCAAATCTAGTGCAGACGTGCGTGCCCTGACCTACTGTGACCTGCACAAAATCCATCGAGCAGACCTGCTGGAGGTGCTGGACCTGTACCCCGCCTTTGCAGACACCTTCTGGAATAAGCTAGAGGTCACCTTCAACCTGCGGGAC GCAGATGGGGGTCTCCAGTCATCACCCCGACAGGCCCCAAGCAACCAAGAACCCCAAGCCTTCTTCATCAATGATAGCCAGTCAG GTGCGGCCCCTTCCCTGAGCATCTCGGACGCATCTGGGCTTTGGCCTGAATTGCTACAGCAAATGCCCCCGAGTCCTCCAAACCCACAACAGGACCTGGATTGCTGGCCTCGGGAGCTTGGCTCTAGGTTAGAGCAGCTCCAGGCCCAGATGAACAG ACTGGAGTCCCGCATGTCCTCAGACCTCAGCCGCATCCTTCAGCTACTTCAGCAGCCACAGGGCCACACCGGCTACATCCTGGGAGCCCCTGCCTCCAGTGACCTGGACTTGTTGCCTGAAACTTCAGTGACTCAGAGTCCAGAGCCCAGGCTTCTTATGGGACACTCTGCACAG ACCCTAAGCTATGGTGACTTGAACAAACATATTCAGAAGCCCAGGAATTTCTCCCCCAGGATGCATCACTTGGCTGTGGCAATGGACCAAACTCCCGTACCATCCTCAGAACAAGAACAGCCTGAGGGGCtcctgacacctctggcctcatCTCTCTGTCCCCTGGAAGTACAGGGACTCATCAGTGGTCCccattttccctcccttcctaaaGACCTCAGCTCTGTTCCCAAGCAGCTGGAGTTCCAGAGGCACAGTTCAGATCCTGGCTTCACAAGGAGTTAG